TGTGGCATTAAAAATGCAGCTGCCCTCGATTCCTCATCTTTTCTCCTGTTCCCTACTAAACTCTGAGCTCTAACTTTTGGGATATTGTTTCTCTCAGTATGTATATTGGGCGTCACCGGGCGGCTGCAGCAACAATGGTGACTGCGATGGCCAAGAGTGCTGCGCGTCGAATGGCAGCAGCACTTCATGCAGACCACTGGCCCAAATTGGCCAATATTGCTCTGAAGCTAAGAACAGCGGTGGCCCTCCCGAGTATTGTCCTTGCAAGGAAGGTGGGTGCGTTTTCATGTACTTGCATGCCATTAAGACCGAAAATCCTATGTTTAAATTCAGGAGGGTTAGGCTCGGCCAAATCTTTTGTTTTCTTGTGTTCGGTAGCACCACAGATCGTATGCTTGTCGGGAGAACATTCACCATAAGCGCTCTACGAAATACCGCAGCCTTGCGCTACTTAATGGTGATCGCTTCAAGCTTAACCTACTTGGGATAGACTGCTGTAAATAATTTGCCCCGAGATGAAATGAATACCGAGGTTAAGTAAGTAAATGATTCCTCAATCCGGCAGCCATGGTAGTTCAGTGGCTATACtcctgggctgctgacccgagagacgcgggttcaatcccggacgTGGCTCCCAAGAAGATCGAGTTCatctggagccctccagtacggcgtccctcataggctcagtcgctttaggacgttcaACACCATAAAACACAAACTGATTCCTCAATCATGCACCATCACTTAAGTTGCTGTTTTATAGtaaactgtacatctccaaccgaaattttaactttaacccaacgtttcgaagccgactcggctccttcatcaggggtgactgagggcagtagctagcgtcttttaagtatgaaggggaaggggggggcgtgaaaagaacgacagctgtgtcgcgaaaggcgcgggggggggggtgaggggggtttaggctgttagtcacgctggcgcactgcagggaggtgctgaatggcgactttttttcgttgagtcgaagagcgaagtccctgggcatatactgggggcagggtTCCTTtcgtgcggttgatattgttcgcggtggtttggatatgccaggattccagaaggagccttttgtggtaatttgttacGGTTCCGAGGACGCGTGTTTcctcgaagttgattctatggtcgtagtcctcggaatgttcggctactggattgcgctctcttgcgaatttgcggacgtcgtttttatgttgccgaattctttctttgaaatttttggtttcgccgatgtagcctgcgtcgcagtcggcgcatttGGTAGagaatgccttgggctctttctctccgcggccggtctctgggaacaggtaggcaaagcacaacagtgtttgtgggcttgtgcgcaacctggagacccgctttttttcaggattcgggcgatggtttgaTGCGCTCAAGATCGTTCTCACGCTAtattatccttttttttctttgtcagagCGGCACTGAAAGGGCCTAGCACGTTGCAACTTTTCTCTCACATCTCCTTCCGGTTTGATACATTGCACCAGCAAAGCAACGAAGCTGAGAGGTGCGAGGGGAATTCGCTTGTTTTAACACTGGCATTCTCCCAAGATTCCACTTATCTCTCTCGTTTTAAATGTGCGGATAATGTTTTGATGTGGCAACACATTCTATGCCTAAACCTTATATTTTTATTCCAGGATTCACTTGCAAGAATAAAGGTGACGGATACAACATCTGTGAAGCCAAGTAAAAAATGTTATTTCCTTTAATTTGCACCCTTCCGACACAGTTAAGTGTTTTCTATTTTCTGTTTCTATATTTTGGCCATTTTGAAGAAACCAGACAAGGAGCAATGGCACAGTTGAAATATGCTTGAAAGTGGTGTGGGGTTGCGCAAAATtcagaataaaaaataaacataaaactTGATCGCGTAGTTATTTTTAGATACGCATTATTGTGCGCATGGACGCTGGACGTTCGCAAGAACGTACAGGCAAGcacggctctttttttttttattcgagaggTGTGTCATGAGGCATAaatagaaaaaaaggaagggggaaggaatgcacgagattgaaagttaaaagaaggagtgaagatccgttgcgctgaggtagtcgcagaggttgctaataaAACGGTTGTTCacagtccacttcacgtagtcagtTTCGCGGTTCCACCaaaggcccacctccctgaggagccgttttctgatagcagccgtcgctgggcacgtccacaacaagtgccgcacatcacatatgtccggtgcagcgccacagtgagggcacctgtcaggtagtggcagatctttggcacgccaccgatgacggacagatggtgtcagagccgcccctgcccgaatccgacGCACGGATGcttcctcctgccgagtaagactacgggggagagggtgcggacacggaggaattagagcgcgtgttcgctggcgcagaacttcggaatcggaaacatgggacaggaacggatctgggggaagaggggaaggtggcggatcgtctgatgtgtgaagatgagtcatagcatccgcttgaatgttatgtggatcctgggcatggccgcgaatccagtgtatgcgcacaggacatggatactttgcgcagagcacatgaatagattgtgaaatctgtaatgtccgtcgaacagccttaagctgtttaagggcggagcgggagtcggtgtaaatatgaactgtattgaatgttggaacgagcggaagggaagcaatggcattataaatggcttgaagttccaatgccaggggagcgcacgtatccgcagtatacgtcgcgcgagagttgagatgcggatgagatggactatacacagcagtaactcccctctctgcagaatgtgatgcatccgtgtataatatgcacccttcaggcagataccgacggggaaacagtggggcgattgtcagtgagctggcaatatgaccacggaaGAAGTGTCTTTAtacgatgaagttggagagactgttttcgagctctatgtcTCTCCAGTAATACTTGACAGCAACAAGTAAAGCTGTTCCGTGAGAAAAATAGGAAGCGCTGAGCTTTAAAAAAGGATTTTTGAGAAAAGAATTAATAACATTGCAGGTGCAATAAGGGAGAAATTACTAAATGACATCcagccaagcgcagccatacggctgaaAGGAAAACTatagagctttctcagaaacttcgcagttaaagaaacattcgtcctggtccggggttcgaacccgggaccaccgcttcaccggagcagtcgctctaccaactgatctaaccggaacggcaagcttatgacaggacttttctttcttttgtagcttccctttgtatccgtatggctgcgcttgggtggatgtcgttgagtaattactccttattacaaatctactccaccttgggggattcgcctaaacatttgaccaaccaTTGCAGGAGAAATCATCACTAACAAACCTTAATCCATTCTGGGGTGGACCTACGTCCAAAATTTTGAGGGTCGTTTGGAATGCTGAAGGCCGGGCCATATTGCAGCTACATCACATTTTATTTATGAATGTGCTTAGGCCCCAAGTGTTTTTTGCTCGCACCGTATTGTAATCTCTTATCAAAAGTAAGGATGTGTGAAAAGTCTGTGAAATGTCATAAGAAAATAGAATACAGATATCAGTAGCACCCTAAGTGCGAAAACTTGTCGACTataatacccttgtcacacgggcattgTAACCGCGGTTACGCTTAACTGCGGTTAGacgacttaaccgcggttaaagAAAACCGTCAAACCACCCCTGCCATACAGGAATTAGTCCCACCACTCGACGACTTGACCATGATCACGTGTTTCCCACTTCGACACAACTAAAATTacatttgcagtatttgtttctGAAAAATTGCTTAATAGCAATTTGCGGCATTTTTATTTGCTTGACTATGCGTGTGTAGCAGCTGCAGGTAACTTCAGTGCGCATGAACATCAATATGACGCCGTTTACTAAGCGCAGTCTTTTAACACTGGGTCTAGTCGGCTTTGTAGACATTATAGTAGCCAACTACGGCCGGCTCTCCCGCGTTTCCGCTCACGACCCTCGCAGTACCTGCGTGGTTTGTACGAGTTCATTTTTGCGTGCATCGTTGCTTGTGCCCACAGGATTCGAGCAGCAGACGCTATTATCCAGACGCAACGGGATCGCAGCGCCTACGATGGCTGCGAGCGAACCGGCTTCCGAAAATCGACAGCGTGAAGATGAATTCTGGCTAATGTTTACGATGCAACAGGCTGCCCTTCAGCGCCAGCGTGTTCAGCTTATAGCGCTCCTAGCCGAAATTGAGCGGACGGAGGAGGAGCGACGATGTGCCGAGATGAGGTGCCGCCAGCTCGAGGCTGCTATTGTGCAATTATGTCCACGCGAGCGGAGGTTGTGGGCGTACCCGAGAGGGAACTCTTGGTACGAGACGACGGTGCCTCACCTTCCAGACAGCGAATTCAGGACGCATTTCCGGGTGAATCGCAGTACATTTAGGTACATTGTGaccgcatgcagaacctgccctacttcctttcgttatctatatttttgtctgtgccgtgatcgtgctagaagtgggagctcctttataactgtggtaaatttatttcgtccagtttggactagaaaagagaggcttgggtgctgagtttcatgtttatctgtaaaagaagatcagtgctgcccctggagacgccagttatgacagcggaggcatatggtgttgtgcagtggtgttgagtgcagcgaaaagtgttttgtcggacgcactgtgcgaggcgattcagaaagacaaggggagctgcagggactcaaatgttcggagaacattcttctggagggtgagcgagtgtgacattccttgtgtgctacgaggtacattccttgtgtgtgcatcgagttggggcttaaggccgcccctcttttccagctgcatacctttgcagaaagcaggacgccggcacacgcggaaaccgctccccagtataagcgagagccccgagtacataccgggaacgaaaattgtcgcttgacgcacggaccccccacccccttacgacgtgggctatcgccgggaaggcacccacagcttcccgcggtgcctcgtgaacaaaagcgcattcccagaagggccgtgacggacacctgtcatggcggacaggcaagactcgccaagaatgtgggaaaacaggggcgacccttaatctggtttcccggagcgacagacgaaccccttcatgattattagctgtgtcccgccgtcggtagcgcggcagcatcgagggcgctttcgccccctcctctgttgctgacgaacgacgcggaccgatggtgggtggcggtaggcatgcctgaggcaaggattagctccgaagggagagcctgtggatactctcatttgagagagagttgtgacgtttttgttgtttatttagtttgtattgttaacaagaatctgggttcgaggctaagcccaacccaaggggttgtccccatctcgcatgttatttttcattggagaattgatgctttgggcgggccactgaaaatgaccgcccttagtcctttgttaatcaagtgcttaaaagcgcatgtaaacggatgcagtccaggccagtctgagctggggctccatgcttagcatgtaatgtgatgctacttaggcactaacctgcccggtcgatgagtaaagtagtgcaaagtttgttcttttgtaaattcagttctgctttttccagtttaactctctgtatatgtatgttgtaaaattattctctgctgtcatcatctacaagctcgcctcctgttcatcttccaagccgaacgacactagaggaagggtttgtgaaccatcctcgaagaaacggacgactattgaaattctactgcatacacgctcaggacgacatcgttcgccaagagggccttcagcgccgaagcccgacggcgtgcagcttctgccagcaaccgctcgagcccaactccggagccactccatcacCACCaggaagtcgtcggcacgtaagctcggacgccccagcctgtgatgtataatcttaatcatgtgtaattattgaatatacctgtttgtttaaactgagccatacggtgtctctttgcctctccgtcccgtgtggacctgcgcattatgggggtcatcacagagcATGCCCttaagaatggaggtagcctaaaaacggtgaagaggaaaccaggcataggtaaaaaccagatgtacgcgttaagagacaaggagggcaatgtcattagcaatatggacaagatagttaaattagccgaagagttctacataaatctgtacagtagtcaatgtaatcagaacgttaatgaaagAGACAGTAGCGCAAAGCACtatgtcatcccgccagtaacgaaagaggaagtaaagaaagccttaggagcaatgcaaaggggaaaaacagctggttaggatcaggtaacagcagatctgttgaaggagggaggggagatcgtgctagaaaaactagccaccctgtatacgcaatgccttataacctcgaccgtaccagaagcttggaacaaAGCAAACATTATCTGGACTCATAAGAAAGGatacgccaaggacttgaaaaattacagaccgatcagcttactgtccgttgcctacaaggtatttactaaggcaatcactaatagagtcCGGACAACACAACCTTAGACtctaatcaaccaaatgatcagacaggctttcataaaggacattccacaatagatcatattcacactatcaatcaggtgatacagaaatgcgcagaatataaccaacctctatatatacctttcattgattacgagaaaacattcgactcagtggaaacctcagccgtCATAATAGAATTGCGTAATCAggatgtagaagagccttatgtcaaaatactggaagatatatttagcaactgcacagctaccatagtcctccataaactcagcaataaaattgcaaaaaggaagggcgtcaggcaaggagacatgatctcgccaatgctattcaccgcctgtttacaggaggtattccaaggcctgaactgggaacagttgagaataagagttaatcgagaatacctaaataatctgtgattcgctgatgacattgtcttgctgagtgaCTCCGGAGGTGACCTGCAAATCATGATccatgagttagacaggcagagcagaacgctgggtctaaaaattaacatgcagaaaaccaaagtaatgttcaacagtctagcaagagaacagcagttcacgcttggaagcgagatgctggaagtggtaaaagaatacgtctacttagggaaagtcgtgacagctgatccgaatcatgagagggagataactataaagataagagtggggtggagcgcatatggcaaattctagcagatcatgagtggcagtttaccaatatccctcaagaggaaagtgtacaacagcataatcttaccggtactcacctatggggcaggaacgtggaggctaacaaaaaggtgtcaccttaagttaagggcaacgcagcgagccatggaatgaaaaatgataggtgtaacgttaagagaccggaagcggggagagtgggtgagggaacaaacgcgggttaatgacatcctagtcgaaatcaagaggaagaaatgggcttgggctgggtatgtaatgcgaagccaaggtaaccgctggtccttaagggattccaagagaaagtaagcgtagcatggggcggcagaaggttaggtgggcggacggaattaataagtttgcaggtatagggtggatgcggctggcgaaggacagggttaattggagagacatgggagaggcctttgccctgcagtggatgtagttaggctgataattatgatgatgatgaatgattaATTGATTAGTTCTTTATCAGCAGGAACACTAGTCGCTGCGCAAACTTGGGCCTGCCTGGTGCTTTGCAGATTGGCGGCTCCCCCATCTGGGGTAGATGTTATATATGTGCCGTGACACGTGATGCCACTGTCCCAACAGGATCGCCCAGGCGGGACCCAGGTATCTTTAATTGCGCAGCACGAGACTCAACGGTAGACGATTTTCCTACGTGAGCTGTTACTCAAGCGGCTTCCGGCGAACGTCGATATGGTTGTGGCCGCTTCCTTAACTGTGAAGCTCTGCCCACTCACCGACTTAGCCTACAAGGTCATGGAGGCCGGAAAGTCTTGTACACAGCTTGTCGCAGTCAGCTCATCTACCAACGCCACCTCTGCACCTCCGGCACCCGTCCCTTTGCTCATCCGGAGCAGACGGTTGCGTCAGCATCTATCGATCACCACTGCCACCACATCGCTCAGCTGATCGCTACTACAACCCTTCGCTGCCGCAGTAGGTCTCCCTTCCACCAACGACGCCATACCTCGTCCCGTAGCAATTGCCTGGAGCACCGTGCGACGTCACCACCCAGGCCTCCCCTCTTGGCCGGGAAACCGAACTAGCGGCGACAAGCGGTCAAGGCCTCGAGCCCTGTCGCCTCTACAACATGAGTGGCAAGACCACTGTCACCACATTCCTGATTAACACCGATGCCCAAGTCAGTGTCCTATCTGCTACGCGCCAGGacagtacagagtcgatcacacttgtctagagcgctcgatcGGTGCCGCCCGGCGCAAAATATATCAAAATTCTGAAGTAGGTATGGACTTTCAGTGATAATAATTGCGTTGGAGAGCAGCGtaatagacacgtgaaccgcgctaGCACCAGTGCCTTATccgcagcaaagcagctgcgataagattCAATTTAATTTGCTCTACAGCACACCCCtgaagcgctctagacaagtgtgatcgactctgtacgtcGAGACCGGTCACTTACATGCTCACCGTGAACGGCACACGCATGAACTTCGGTCTCCGTTGTTGGGCCCagacaaccagcccggattccaaaTCTACAAGATGCGAAATTTCTCCTAGTTGTGTGCAAattgttgtgcgcgtgtgttttttattttcatttttttcattttttgtacacgcgcacgacctggacaactttattttgaCTCTTTGTAAAATAGGGTATATATGTactctccctatgtcctttcttgctgtcccctcacctctttcatttcacttcttcatactgccttctatcctttctttccgctgtcccagctcaggtgccaccgatacagtgatggcagatgccggggtgagcaaaaatcttttaacttctttTTGTTATATtattgattaaacacttactacaacatttctcctgcgaacgccctttggacaagcccggtgctgcgccgcaaggcaacagcgccctaacgctcccttATCAAGCCAAGATGCTACGCCGCTAGCCAGCGGCGCCGTATGGAGAAGCATCAGCGAGCGACGTCTCCAAACGTGCAGTTAGTTGCAGTCTTTTCACCCTACCAactcccctccatacttagaaGACGCTTgcttcagtcacccctgatgaaggagtcgagtcggctttgaaacgttgggttaaagttaacatttttgtgcagtttattatgtcttcaatcttaaatctgtcaaaatgtttagttttcagttagTTGCTAGACAGCGAGGCGCCGGTTTCCCCTTCCCCCTggaagtcaccgcgcgcggcaaaaTTGAAGCGGGTGGACAGCGCGGTCACTGGTTGGGCCTCTCGGACGACCGTCAGGTGCTGGCTTTGTACTGGGCCGTTCGAGTGACAACCGTGTCTGGGGGCTTTATAAGCCCAGCAACACCGACCTACAGAGagaccgacccaccgtgagcCGAGTGCCGCTCACGAGTGAAGGGTCACGCGTTGGAGTCTCGCCGGACGTCGCTGTGCGAGAAaagtcgcgtttgctgttagctctcggcccccgtgccgatcTTGTCCTTCTTCGAGCGCCTTCGACGCTGGTCGAATCCAGGCGATTGGTCGAATCTTCTTGTCGATGTCAAGTCTCGCCGTCTTCTGAATTCGACCAATCGCCTCTCAGTCCAGGGTCTTAAACGCTGGCAACTAACGATGCCGCTTCTTCTTGTGGGGCGGTTGCCGATCCTCTGTTCGGCCCTTTGCCCCGCGGATGTACAAGCCTCACCCCCCAACACACTGGACTTTACTTGTCCAGCATGAGTTGCGTAACCATTTGGTCACCGCCTGTCTTTTTCAGCCCACGTCGCCTTGTACCGGACAAGCTCAAGATCGCTCGTGCCGAACTGGAGCATAGCTCGAGCTTGGCATTAATCGACAGTCTTCTAGCGGTTGGGCTCTTCCATTTCGCATGGCCCTTCAAAATATCTGGAACTAGCTCCCATTTGGCGATTGCGGCGCTCTCAACGCCCAAACCATCGTCATCAACAGTTGAAAGAGTGAATTCGGTGTCCTTTCTCTTGACTAACTTGGTCACCAGGTCAACACAGGTG
This portion of the Amblyomma americanum isolate KBUSLIRL-KWMA chromosome 10, ASM5285725v1, whole genome shotgun sequence genome encodes:
- the LOC144107066 gene encoding uncharacterized protein LOC144107066, with the protein product MRIARLLLTFSADISPISRSTSATLYWSMMHLASLLFAANLLFFTAATSNSAAEEEEEDYVYWASPGGCSNNGDCDGQECCASNGSSTSCRPLAQIGQYCSEAKNSGGPPEYCPCKEGFTCKNKGDGYNICEAK